A single genomic interval of Helianthus annuus cultivar XRQ/B chromosome 13, HanXRQr2.0-SUNRISE, whole genome shotgun sequence harbors:
- the LOC118485827 gene encoding uncharacterized protein LOC118485827, giving the protein MSGELKKEMFTAEDMYQITVEENKSNASPSTPKALVVEDYDWSEEITEAKEQVSKALMAKISSESSARKFEKQTTGIPTGNNDADKGLKGILPSVKSGDQTEKDAEKGKDKAQATAMKADASKEKADKDLIPLSVKKMCAMMMETAEGQK; this is encoded by the exons ATGTCTGGGGAACTGAAGAAGGAGATGTTTACTGCcgaagacatgtatcag ATCACTGTTGAAGAGAACAAAAGCAATGCATCTCCCAGCACGCCAAAGGCTTTAGTTGTTGAAGACTATGATTGGAGCGAAGAGATCACTGAAGCTAAGGAACAAGTCAGCAAAGCCCTGATGGCCAAAATCTCAAGTGAGTCATCTGCAAGGAAGTTTGAGAAGCAGACAACTGGAATCCCAACTGGAAACAATGATGCTGACAAGGGATTGAAAGGTATTCTGCCTTCAGTGAAGTCTGGTGATCAAACTGAAAAGGATGCTGAGAAAGGAAAGGATAAAGCTCAAGCTACAGCCATGAAAGCAGATGCATCAAAAGAGAAGGCTgacaaagacttg ATTCCATTgagtgtaaagaagatgtgtgcgatgatGATGGAGACTGCGGAGGGTCAAAAATAG